The Paraphotobacterium marinum genome contains a region encoding:
- the lpdA gene encoding dihydrolipoyl dehydrogenase — MSKEINAQVVVLGSGPGGYSAAFRCADLGLDTVLVEKYNTLGGVCLNVGCIPSKALLHVSKVIEEAKALGSHGVTFGSPEIDLDKIRSWKEKQVVGQLTGGLAGMAKMRKVKVVNGTGTFTSSNSLEVIGEEKTTINFKDAIIAAGSTPVTLPFIPHDDPRVWDSTDALALKEVPEKLLIMGGGIIGLEMGTVYHSLGSKVDVVEMFDQLIPAADKDIIKVFTKKISKKLNVMLETKVTSVEAKEDGIYVSMEGKKAPSDAQRYDAVLVAIGRKPNGKLIGAEKAGVTVDDRGFINVDKQMKTNVPNIYAIGDIVGNPMLAHKGVHEGHVAAEVISGKKHYFDPKVIPSIAYTEPEVAWVGQTEKEAKENKVNYEVAIFPWAASGRAIASDCSDGMTKLIFDKNSNRVIGGAVVGSNAGELLGEIGLAIEMGCDAEDLALTIHAHPTLHESVGLAAEVYEGSITDLPNAKAKKK, encoded by the coding sequence ATGAGTAAAGAAATAAATGCACAAGTGGTAGTTTTAGGTTCAGGTCCTGGTGGTTATTCAGCAGCATTTAGATGTGCTGATTTAGGCTTAGATACTGTTTTAGTTGAAAAATATAACACTTTAGGTGGGGTCTGCTTAAATGTTGGTTGTATACCATCTAAAGCTTTATTACATGTTTCAAAGGTAATTGAAGAAGCAAAAGCCTTAGGCTCGCATGGAGTTACATTTGGGAGTCCTGAAATCGATTTGGATAAAATTAGAAGCTGGAAAGAAAAACAAGTTGTTGGACAATTAACTGGTGGTTTGGCTGGAATGGCCAAAATGCGCAAAGTAAAAGTGGTTAATGGAACTGGAACATTTACAAGTTCAAATTCCCTTGAAGTAATTGGTGAAGAAAAAACAACAATAAACTTTAAAGATGCCATAATTGCAGCCGGCTCAACTCCAGTAACACTTCCTTTTATTCCACACGATGACCCAAGAGTTTGGGACTCAACTGATGCTTTGGCTTTAAAAGAAGTTCCTGAGAAGTTGTTGATTATGGGTGGAGGTATTATTGGTCTTGAAATGGGTACTGTATACCATTCATTAGGTTCTAAAGTTGATGTTGTGGAGATGTTTGATCAACTTATTCCTGCTGCTGATAAAGATATTATTAAAGTTTTTACTAAGAAAATTAGTAAAAAACTTAATGTTATGTTGGAAACTAAAGTCACTTCTGTTGAAGCAAAAGAAGATGGAATCTATGTTTCTATGGAAGGTAAGAAAGCTCCTTCCGATGCTCAAAGATATGATGCAGTTCTTGTTGCTATTGGAAGAAAGCCTAATGGGAAATTAATTGGAGCAGAGAAAGCCGGTGTAACTGTGGACGATAGAGGTTTTATTAATGTTGATAAACAGATGAAAACTAATGTTCCAAATATTTATGCTATTGGGGATATTGTTGGTAACCCTATGCTTGCTCATAAAGGTGTTCATGAAGGACATGTTGCAGCAGAAGTTATTTCTGGGAAGAAACATTACTTTGACCCGAAAGTTATACCCTCAATTGCATACACTGAGCCAGAAGTTGCATGGGTTGGTCAAACAGAAAAAGAAGCGAAAGAAAATAAAGTAAATTATGAAGTCGCTATTTTTCCATGGGCTGCGTCAGGAAGGGCAATAGCTTCGGACTGCTCTGATGGGATGACTAAGTTAATTTTCGATAAAAATAGTAATAGAGTTATTGGTGGTGCTGTAGTAGGTTCAAATGCTGGAGAGCTTCTAGGTGAAATTGGATTAGCTATCGAAATGGGCTGTGATGCTGAAGATCTTGCTTTGACAATTCATGCTCATCCAACTCTTCATGAGTCAGTTGGCTTAGCAGCAGAAGTCTATGAAGGATCAATTACTGACCTTCCAAATGCAAAAGCTAAAAAAAAGTAA
- the aceF gene encoding pyruvate dehydrogenase complex dihydrolipoyllysine-residue acetyltransferase: MAIEIKVPDIGADEVEVTEIMVKAGDVVTEDQSLITVEGDKASMEVPSPQAGTIKEILIKEGDKVETGSLIMYFADESVDVNTKKNEATEVDTNSSSLVEIHVPDIGGDEVEVTEIMVSIGDSVNEEQSLITVEGDKASMEVPAPVAGVVSDIKINVGDKVNTGSLIMFFSVNSNNVEDTDKNSVSENNASSVEIDVNVPDIGGDEVEVTDVMVSVGDTVDEEQSLITVEGDKASMEVPAPVKGKVTNILIKEGDKVSTGSLIMKFEVEGSSSNSAEKSNASEAVKSEKTVSKEKQSTPSSSNDFQENDAYVHASPVVRRLAREFGINLSKVKATGRKNRITKEDVQNYVKGAVQKLESGSGANGSELGLLPWPKVDFNKFGDTETKPLSRIKKISGANLHRNWVMIPHVTQWDNADITSLEAFRKEQNALQAKKKEGAVKITPLVFIMKAVAKALEEYPSFNSSLSDDGEHLIMKKYVNVGVAVDTPNGLVVPVFKDVNKKGIIELSSELMEISKKARAGKLTSSDMQGGCFTISSLGGIGGTAFTPIVNAPEVGILGVSKSEMKPVWNGKDFDARLMLPLSLSYDHRVIDGAEGARFITFLNKSLSDIRNLVM; this comes from the coding sequence ATGGCTATTGAAATAAAAGTTCCAGATATTGGTGCTGATGAAGTAGAAGTAACTGAAATTATGGTTAAAGCAGGAGATGTGGTTACCGAAGATCAGTCTTTAATAACTGTTGAAGGTGATAAAGCTTCAATGGAAGTACCATCACCTCAAGCAGGTACGATTAAAGAAATTCTTATTAAAGAAGGCGATAAGGTTGAGACGGGTTCTTTAATTATGTATTTTGCTGATGAATCTGTAGATGTTAACACAAAGAAAAATGAAGCTACTGAAGTTGATACAAACAGCTCAAGTTTAGTTGAAATTCATGTGCCCGATATTGGTGGAGATGAAGTTGAAGTAACTGAAATCATGGTTTCTATTGGAGACTCTGTAAATGAAGAACAGTCTTTAATCACGGTTGAAGGTGATAAAGCTTCCATGGAAGTTCCTGCCCCAGTTGCTGGCGTAGTATCTGACATCAAAATTAATGTTGGGGATAAAGTTAACACTGGTTCTTTGATTATGTTTTTTTCAGTTAATTCAAATAATGTTGAAGATACAGATAAAAATTCTGTTTCAGAAAACAATGCTTCTTCTGTAGAAATTGATGTTAACGTGCCTGATATTGGAGGAGATGAAGTTGAAGTCACTGATGTCATGGTTTCAGTTGGCGATACTGTTGATGAGGAACAATCTTTAATCACGGTTGAAGGTGATAAAGCTTCCATGGAAGTCCCGGCTCCAGTTAAAGGAAAAGTTACTAACATTCTCATAAAAGAAGGCGACAAAGTTTCTACCGGCTCTCTAATTATGAAGTTTGAGGTTGAAGGTTCATCATCTAATTCAGCTGAAAAAAGCAATGCTTCAGAGGCTGTTAAAAGTGAAAAAACTGTCTCGAAAGAAAAACAAAGCACACCTTCATCAAGTAATGATTTTCAGGAAAATGATGCTTATGTTCATGCTTCTCCAGTTGTCAGAAGGTTGGCTAGAGAGTTTGGAATCAACTTAAGTAAAGTAAAGGCTACGGGTAGAAAAAACAGGATTACCAAAGAAGATGTGCAAAATTATGTAAAAGGAGCTGTACAGAAACTAGAATCAGGTAGTGGTGCAAATGGTTCAGAGTTAGGTTTACTTCCTTGGCCAAAAGTTGATTTTAATAAATTTGGTGACACTGAAACTAAGCCATTATCAAGAATTAAGAAAATATCAGGGGCAAATCTTCATCGTAATTGGGTTATGATACCGCATGTGACACAATGGGATAATGCAGACATCACTTCTTTAGAAGCTTTTAGAAAAGAGCAAAATGCACTTCAAGCTAAGAAAAAAGAAGGAGCAGTCAAAATTACGCCTTTAGTATTTATTATGAAAGCTGTTGCTAAAGCACTTGAGGAATATCCATCTTTTAATTCGTCTCTATCTGACGATGGCGAACATTTAATAATGAAGAAATACGTAAATGTTGGTGTCGCAGTAGATACACCTAATGGGTTAGTAGTACCAGTTTTTAAAGATGTTAATAAAAAAGGTATTATTGAGTTATCTTCTGAATTAATGGAAATTTCCAAAAAAGCACGTGCAGGAAAACTCACATCATCTGACATGCAAGGAGGTTGCTTTACAATTTCCAGTCTTGGTGGTATTGGTGGCACAGCCTTTACTCCAATAGTGAATGCTCCTGAAGTTGGTATATTAGGAGTTTCAAAGTCAGAGATGAAGCCGGTTTGGAATGGGAAAGATTTTGATGCAAGATTGATGTTACCTTTATCTCTATCTTATGACCATAGAGTTATTGACGGTGCTGAAGGTGCAAGATTTATTACGTTTTTAAATAAATCTTTATCAGATATTAGAAATTTAGTTATGTAA
- the aceE gene encoding pyruvate dehydrogenase (acetyl-transferring), homodimeric type, translated as MSEVTQKDLDILETNEWLEALESVVREEGVERAQFLLEQVINKASDEGVDISSGNVTNYINTIAKDKEPVYPGNEQIEHRIRSIIRWNAIMIVLRGSKKDLDLGGHMASYQSSAAFYEVCFNHFFKAINDNDGGDLVYYQGHISPGVYARAFVEGRLTEEQLDNFRQEVGGNGLSSYPHPKLMPEFWQFPTVSMGLGPIASIYQARFLKYLAGRKLKDTSEQRVYAFLGDGEMDEVESRGAISFAAREKLDNLCYLINCNLQRLDGPVMGNGKIIQELEGLFKGAGWNVIKVIWGNEWDELLAKDSSGKLLQLMNETLDGDYQTFKSKDGAYVREHFFGKYPETAALVKDMTDEEIFALKRGGHESSKMYAAFKNAEETKGKPTVILAKTVKGYGMGAAAEGKNIAHQVKKMDMTHLLHLRDRLGLEDLLSDELIKELPYLTLEKGSSEYNYLHERRQALKGYTPRRLPQFTTEFKVPALSDFEALLVEQKREISTTMAYVRCLNILLKNKDIGKQIVPIIADEARTFGMEGLFRQVGIYNPEGQEYTPEDKGVVSYYKEDQSGQVLQEGINELGAMSSWVAAATSYSTNNLPMIPFYIYYSMFGFQRVGDMAWLAGDQQARGFLLGATAGRTTLNGEGLQHEDGHSHVLANTIPNCIAYDPTFAYEVAVILQDGIRRMYGEKQENVYYYLTLMNENYHMPQMPEGCEDGIRKGMYKFKTVDATGPKVQLLGAGTIFMEVLKAADILKEKWNIASDIFSVTSFNELAREGQDTERFNMLNPDAARLSYVATQLDNLTTIAATDYMKNHSDQIRAFVPSANYKVLGTDGFGRSDSRENLRRHFEVNANYIVLATLTELAKTGQFDSTKLADVIKELNIDTNKINPLNA; from the coding sequence ATGTCTGAAGTTACCCAAAAAGATCTTGATATCTTGGAAACCAATGAGTGGTTAGAAGCTCTGGAGTCTGTTGTAAGAGAAGAGGGTGTTGAAAGAGCCCAATTTTTATTAGAACAAGTTATTAATAAAGCTAGTGATGAGGGAGTTGATATAAGCTCAGGGAATGTTACGAATTATATCAATACGATTGCTAAGGATAAAGAACCAGTTTATCCTGGAAATGAGCAAATTGAGCATAGAATTCGTTCCATTATCAGATGGAATGCAATTATGATTGTTCTTCGAGGCTCCAAAAAAGATTTGGATCTTGGGGGGCATATGGCGTCCTATCAGTCATCAGCTGCTTTTTATGAAGTTTGTTTTAATCACTTTTTTAAAGCTATCAATGATAACGATGGTGGTGATTTGGTCTATTACCAAGGCCATATATCTCCAGGCGTTTACGCAAGAGCATTTGTTGAAGGTCGATTAACTGAAGAACAATTAGATAACTTTAGACAAGAAGTTGGAGGAAATGGTCTTTCGTCATACCCTCACCCTAAATTAATGCCTGAGTTTTGGCAATTTCCTACTGTATCAATGGGATTGGGTCCAATTGCATCTATCTACCAAGCAAGATTTTTGAAATATTTAGCAGGAAGAAAGCTAAAAGATACCTCTGAGCAAAGAGTTTATGCCTTTTTGGGTGATGGAGAAATGGATGAAGTGGAATCAAGAGGAGCGATTTCTTTTGCAGCAAGAGAAAAATTAGATAATCTTTGTTATTTAATTAACTGTAATCTACAACGTCTTGATGGCCCTGTTATGGGTAATGGTAAAATTATTCAGGAATTAGAAGGCTTATTTAAAGGTGCTGGTTGGAATGTTATAAAAGTAATTTGGGGTAATGAGTGGGATGAGCTTCTAGCGAAAGATTCATCAGGCAAGTTACTTCAACTAATGAATGAAACTTTAGATGGGGATTATCAAACATTCAAATCTAAAGACGGTGCTTATGTAAGAGAGCATTTTTTTGGTAAATATCCGGAAACTGCAGCTTTAGTTAAAGACATGACAGATGAAGAAATTTTTGCACTAAAACGTGGTGGTCACGAGTCTTCAAAAATGTACGCGGCTTTCAAAAATGCAGAGGAAACAAAAGGTAAGCCAACAGTTATCTTAGCTAAAACCGTTAAAGGTTATGGTATGGGAGCAGCTGCTGAAGGGAAAAACATTGCCCATCAAGTTAAAAAGATGGATATGACACACCTACTTCATTTAAGAGATCGATTAGGTCTAGAGGACTTATTATCAGATGAGTTGATAAAAGAGCTTCCTTATTTAACTCTTGAAAAAGGTTCTTCTGAATATAATTATTTGCACGAAAGAAGACAAGCTCTAAAGGGATACACTCCCAGAAGGTTACCACAATTCACAACTGAATTTAAAGTACCTGCTTTATCTGATTTTGAAGCTTTACTTGTTGAACAAAAGCGTGAGATCTCTACAACAATGGCTTATGTTCGTTGTCTGAATATTTTATTAAAAAATAAAGATATAGGAAAACAAATTGTTCCTATCATTGCTGATGAAGCAAGAACTTTTGGTATGGAAGGTTTATTTAGACAGGTAGGTATCTATAACCCTGAGGGACAAGAATATACCCCGGAAGATAAAGGCGTTGTATCTTATTATAAAGAAGATCAATCTGGCCAAGTTCTTCAAGAAGGAATTAATGAATTAGGAGCTATGTCTTCATGGGTTGCGGCTGCGACATCATACAGTACAAACAATTTGCCAATGATTCCATTTTATATTTATTACTCTATGTTTGGATTTCAAAGGGTTGGTGATATGGCTTGGCTAGCTGGAGATCAGCAAGCAAGAGGGTTTTTACTTGGAGCGACAGCTGGTAGAACTACTCTTAATGGAGAAGGATTGCAACATGAAGATGGTCATAGTCATGTTTTAGCAAATACTATTCCTAATTGCATTGCTTACGATCCGACTTTTGCTTATGAAGTTGCTGTTATTCTTCAAGACGGTATTAGAAGGATGTATGGAGAGAAGCAAGAAAATGTATATTATTACCTAACATTGATGAATGAAAACTACCACATGCCTCAGATGCCAGAAGGCTGCGAGGATGGTATTCGTAAAGGAATGTATAAATTTAAAACGGTTGATGCCACAGGACCAAAAGTTCAACTTTTAGGTGCAGGTACAATTTTTATGGAAGTTCTCAAAGCAGCAGATATCTTAAAAGAAAAATGGAATATTGCCTCTGATATATTCTCAGTTACATCATTCAATGAGTTAGCAAGAGAAGGTCAGGATACTGAACGTTTTAATATGTTAAACCCAGATGCTGCAAGATTAAGTTATGTTGCAACTCAGTTAGATAACCTAACAACTATCGCAGCTACTGACTATATGAAAAATCACTCAGATCAGATTAGAGCCTTTGTTCCTTCTGCGAATTATAAAGTTTTAGGTACTGATGGTTTTGGACGTTCGGATAGTAGAGAAAATTTAAGAAGACACTTTGAAGTAAATGCAAATTATATTGTGTTGGCAACTTTAACAGAGTTAGCAAAGACAGGTCAATTTGACTCTACTAAATTGGCTGATGTTATTAAAGAACTAAATATAGATACAAATAAAATTAATCCATTAAACGCGTAA
- a CDS encoding GntR family transcriptional regulator, whose translation MENGKTNSNKLPHDKKMDMNLKVSDILEQEFEQYILDGRFLAGEKIPSERELAKYFDVSRASIREAIQKLETKKLLIKKQGEGTFISDKLWSPLNEPLFELLSSNPTSQMDLLESRYALEGMMSYYAAERGNDLDFEIIKNNYKEICDFQNKGNIEDESRAVMQYLISVTKAAKNVVLLQIINSLRPLLEKNILKNFEMLEQDFSLKLTVNYHREMVLNAICSRKPNEARDAAHAHLSFIKKILTNLV comes from the coding sequence TTGGAAAATGGTAAGACCAATTCCAACAAACTGCCTCATGATAAAAAAATGGATATGAACTTGAAAGTATCAGATATATTAGAACAGGAATTCGAACAGTATATTCTGGATGGTCGTTTTCTTGCGGGTGAGAAAATCCCATCGGAAAGGGAATTAGCAAAATACTTTGATGTATCCAGAGCGTCAATTAGAGAGGCAATACAAAAGCTTGAAACTAAAAAGCTTTTAATTAAAAAACAAGGTGAAGGAACTTTCATAAGCGATAAGCTATGGAGTCCATTAAATGAACCTTTATTTGAGTTGCTTTCATCTAACCCAACTAGTCAAATGGACTTACTTGAGTCTCGTTATGCACTGGAGGGAATGATGTCTTATTATGCAGCTGAAAGAGGAAATGATCTTGATTTCGAGATTATAAAAAATAATTACAAGGAGATATGTGATTTTCAAAATAAAGGAAATATAGAAGATGAATCTCGAGCAGTGATGCAATATCTTATATCTGTAACAAAAGCAGCTAAAAATGTTGTACTGTTGCAAATAATAAATAGTTTGCGTCCTTTACTTGAAAAAAATATTCTTAAAAATTTTGAAATGTTAGAACAGGATTTTTCTTTAAAATTGACAGTAAACTATCATAGAGAAATGGTTTTAAATGCGATATGTAGTAGAAAGCCAAACGAAGCAAGAGATGCTGCACATGCTCATCTGTCTTTTATAAAAAAAATTTTAACTAACCTAGTGTGA
- the nadC gene encoding carboxylating nicotinate-nucleotide diphosphorylase gives MSNNLNHTTISNRRNLNLSQIIDEAIHSNVIKALEEDLGGSIQIENDLSASLISNNNVCEATIIFKEDGILCGTSWATEVFNILSEKITINWNYQDGDHIKAGEKICSITGPSKEILIGERSALNFLQTLSGCSTKVNEYCSILKNSKIRILDTRKTIPGLRTALKYAVKCGGGLNHRHGLYDAFLIKENHIASCGSITEAVNKAKSIAPNKLIEVEVENINELQEALKNNVDVIMLDNFSIEMIHQATEINKQKVPLEVSGDINLNNLTQYLDTNVDYISIGALTKNIKALDLSLRIK, from the coding sequence ATGTCAAATAATTTAAACCATACGACAATATCTAATCGCCGTAACTTAAACCTAAGTCAAATCATAGATGAGGCTATTCACTCAAATGTTATCAAAGCATTGGAAGAAGATTTGGGGGGTTCTATTCAAATTGAAAATGATTTGAGCGCATCTCTCATATCTAATAATAATGTCTGTGAAGCTACAATCATTTTCAAAGAAGATGGGATATTATGTGGTACGAGTTGGGCAACAGAAGTTTTTAATATTCTTTCAGAAAAAATAACAATTAACTGGAATTATCAAGATGGAGATCATATAAAAGCAGGTGAGAAAATATGCTCCATAACAGGACCATCCAAAGAAATTTTAATTGGCGAAAGATCAGCATTAAATTTTCTTCAAACATTATCTGGTTGCTCAACCAAAGTAAATGAATATTGTAGTATTCTCAAAAACTCTAAAATTAGAATCTTAGATACACGAAAAACGATACCAGGTCTTAGAACTGCTCTAAAATATGCAGTAAAGTGTGGTGGTGGACTCAATCACAGACATGGACTTTATGATGCGTTTTTAATTAAAGAAAATCATATTGCTTCTTGTGGTTCAATTACTGAAGCTGTTAACAAAGCAAAAAGTATAGCACCAAATAAGTTAATAGAAGTTGAGGTTGAAAATATCAATGAATTACAAGAAGCTTTAAAAAATAATGTTGATGTTATAATGCTTGATAATTTTTCTATTGAAATGATTCATCAAGCGACTGAGATCAATAAACAAAAAGTACCTTTGGAAGTTTCTGGTGATATCAATTTAAATAATTTAACGCAATATTTGGACACTAATGTTGACTATATTTCAATTGGCGCGCTAACCAAAAATATCAAAGCACTAGACCTATCATTAAGAATAAAATGA
- a CDS encoding prepilin peptidase, with amino-acid sequence MFLLLSLAIIDWETFTLPDELNYLLLICSTINLYINNNINVIISGLLSGLFAFSLLYIIHKYYMIVKEKDALGFGDVKLILSIGILVPIPKLFQVLIISSLLGIILLVIKKRYFNKELTEPVQFGTLLILTTFFYIF; translated from the coding sequence ATTTTTTTGTTATTATCGCTTGCAATTATTGACTGGGAAACATTTACGCTTCCTGATGAACTTAACTATTTATTATTAATCTGCTCAACAATAAATCTATATATAAATAACAACATCAATGTAATTATAAGTGGATTATTAAGTGGTCTATTTGCATTTTCATTACTTTACATAATTCATAAGTATTATATGATTGTAAAAGAAAAAGATGCGCTTGGTTTTGGTGATGTTAAGTTGATATTAAGTATAGGGATACTTGTACCTATCCCAAAATTATTCCAAGTTTTGATAATCTCGTCTTTATTAGGAATTATCTTGCTAGTAATAAAAAAAAGATATTTTAATAAGGAACTTACTGAACCAGTACAATTTGGAACATTACTTATATTGACAACCTTTTTTTATATATTTTAG
- the coaE gene encoding dephospho-CoA kinase (Dephospho-CoA kinase (CoaE) performs the final step in coenzyme A biosynthesis.) — translation MKYTIGLTGGIASGKTTVTNIFENFGINIIDADKIAKQVVSPKSDALEEIKKKFGNKIIKDNELNRALLRKIIFKDKSAKMWLESLLHPIILEQVVKDISLSSSPYCILSAPLLFEANFQKLTKRNITVLTTMTSQVNRVIKRDNVDLIQAKAVISNQLSNKMKIRLSDDIITNNSNLKNLKNKVLSLHIQYQQFSRI, via the coding sequence ATGAAATATACTATTGGATTAACAGGCGGAATTGCCTCTGGAAAAACGACAGTTACAAATATTTTTGAAAACTTCGGTATAAACATAATCGATGCAGATAAAATTGCAAAGCAAGTAGTTTCTCCTAAAAGTGATGCTCTTGAAGAAATAAAGAAAAAATTTGGTAATAAAATAATTAAAGATAATGAATTGAATCGTGCATTACTTAGAAAAATCATTTTTAAGGATAAAAGTGCAAAAATGTGGCTAGAAAGTCTACTTCATCCGATAATTTTAGAGCAGGTGGTTAAAGATATTTCATTATCTTCTTCCCCTTATTGCATTCTTTCTGCACCTTTATTATTTGAAGCAAATTTTCAAAAATTAACAAAAAGAAATATTACAGTGTTAACAACCATGACATCTCAAGTTAACAGAGTAATAAAAAGAGATAATGTTGATTTAATTCAAGCGAAAGCAGTTATATCAAATCAGTTATCTAACAAAATGAAAATTAGGTTATCGGATGATATTATCACTAATAACTCTAATTTAAAGAATTTAAAAAATAAAGTACTTAGTTTACATATACAGTATCAACAATTTTCTAGGATTTGA
- the zapD gene encoding cell division protein ZapD, with the protein MNNIFEYPLNEKTRTYLKLEYIFSQIMETKNINVAWNYKVFFIALFELIEILEQINIKRELVKDFDTKIREFNQYKKLENVDQEALTTFLDELKTKQKKLHDMKRVGQFFREDAFLKSIKQRLSIPGGTCNFDLPNLHYWLKSDENEVNLQVNQWLKEIEPIRDCLFFWLNLLRNSTKFHCQTAKKGFFQSQHQLGDLLRMSFNDAHEIYPVVSGHKNRFSIRIRSFHKEKPLPDEIEFEMAVC; encoded by the coding sequence ATGAATAATATATTCGAATACCCATTAAACGAGAAAACAAGAACTTATCTTAAGTTAGAATATATTTTTTCTCAAATTATGGAGACAAAAAACATAAACGTAGCATGGAATTATAAAGTTTTTTTTATTGCACTATTCGAACTTATTGAAATTTTGGAACAAATTAATATTAAAAGAGAATTGGTAAAAGATTTTGATACAAAAATTAGGGAATTTAATCAATATAAAAAATTAGAAAATGTTGATCAAGAAGCACTAACAACCTTTTTAGATGAGCTTAAAACAAAACAAAAAAAACTTCATGATATGAAGCGTGTTGGTCAATTTTTTAGAGAAGACGCTTTTCTAAAAAGTATCAAACAAAGATTATCAATACCGGGAGGCACCTGTAATTTTGATCTACCAAATTTACATTATTGGTTAAAATCTGACGAAAATGAAGTTAATTTACAAGTTAACCAATGGCTAAAGGAGATCGAGCCAATCAGAGATTGCTTATTTTTTTGGTTAAATTTATTAAGAAATTCAACAAAATTTCATTGTCAAACGGCCAAAAAAGGTTTTTTTCAAAGTCAACATCAGCTTGGTGATCTTTTAAGAATGAGTTTTAATGACGCACATGAAATTTATCCTGTTGTTTCAGGCCACAAAAACAGATTCTCAATAAGAATAAGAAGCTTCCATAAAGAAAAACCTCTCCCTGATGAAATTGAATTTGAAATGGCAGTATGTTAA
- the yacG gene encoding DNA gyrase inhibitor YacG: MKKNINLCRKCKIKKIAEKYRPFCSERCKLLDFDEWISEKKII; the protein is encoded by the coding sequence ATGAAAAAAAATATAAATTTGTGTAGAAAGTGCAAAATAAAAAAAATAGCCGAAAAATACAGACCTTTTTGTTCTGAAAGATGTAAGCTTTTAGACTTTGATGAATGGATATCCGAAAAAAAAATAATTTAA
- a CDS encoding NUDIX domain-containing protein, with the protein MLGFTNIAVGIVLSHDNSSVYITKRKKDVDWANYLEFPGGKAYLNESTLNCLKRELYEEININPIIVTPYFSKIVSKKGIILNFF; encoded by the coding sequence TTGTTAGGTTTTACTAATATAGCGGTTGGAATTGTTTTGAGTCATGATAATTCTTCTGTTTATATTACAAAAAGAAAAAAAGATGTTGATTGGGCTAACTATTTAGAATTTCCTGGTGGGAAGGCTTATTTAAATGAGTCTACCCTTAATTGTTTAAAAAGAGAGTTATATGAAGAAATAAATATTAACCCGATTATAGTAACTCCGTATTTCTCAAAAATTGTTTCTAAAAAAGGCATAATTTTAAATTTTTTCTAG